The following coding sequences lie in one Drosophila sulfurigaster albostrigata strain 15112-1811.04 chromosome 2R, ASM2355843v2, whole genome shotgun sequence genomic window:
- the LOC133837794 gene encoding LOW QUALITY PROTEIN: transcription factor castor (The sequence of the model RefSeq protein was modified relative to this genomic sequence to represent the inferred CDS: deleted 2 bases in 2 codons) has protein sequence MANQMELMMQLYMMNLLQQQQQQQQQQQFQQQQPQQLSAFDYTQKEDISSSTCLQQQPQYEQTYEQQYVQQQQQPQQQNLRTLKRTNSQNTNCSSSRSCSPNSNLNALSTQQQYEQQATTTLITPTTTPNNNFNTNVAYQLPQMLLGTLSPLAQYVLQQQQQQQLQQQQQHLLTTAAATTNLLLTPNTPSSTQQQMLFEPFPSSPLKSVVEPFTTNNFLQSSTVTSTPTEDAAAAAATTTAATVAASSNLSAVTVKYEQDFNDDDEDEKPLSSLNSCSSSVGLVSTNDHSASTEKLLLVSGVQQLESTSTTDSNDSPSMYTPVKQPADSSYNVVNSIDNEPTLGTPLGQSNSLLTPPASSDQPQSKSIVSLTTATSLDAFLQNEENLKHLRKVSSYLECENVLCRQETLREHFHCYDEPCQGKILSKKDDIIRHLKWHKKRKESLKLGFARFSSGDDCSASYGEGCAYNWKQTHYHCVYEHCPKVYVSTSDVQMHANFHRKDSEIVNEGFRRFRAHENCRIEDCPFFGKKISHYHCCREGCNHTFKNKADMDKHKTYHAKDYQLTQDGFKKILKTEQCPFDGCKFSTVSNHIHCVREHCNYILHSSSQMISHKRKHDRQDSEQAYQQFKCKQEDAEESNSMDATTPQSLSKPQPIVSQPVISNSSTSTPLSSLSAEHFLARKRGRPPKMIPLPADAQSEAKRVKLENVDSNPTALLTTNVNPLAAGMFPGLLPNFPADATAPNFQLTHLMAMFQLQNPLFYQNLYPGAAAASNMLTVPQNANVLNNLAAYSAAAAAAAAGVQQPKIEFNIKPENKE, from the exons ATGGCCAATCAAATGGAATTGATGATGCAGCTTTATATGATGAATCtgctacaacagcaacaacagcagcagcaacagcaacagtttcaacaacagcaaccacaacagttGTCTGCTTTTGATTACACACAGAAAGAGgatatcagcagcagcacttgcttgcaacagcagccacaatatGAGCAGACATACGAGCAGCAATatgtgcagcaacaacagcagccgcagcaacaaaatttgaGAACGCTTAAACGAACAAATTCGCAAAACACGAACTGTAGTAGTAGCCGTAGTTGTAGTCCCAATAGTAATTTGAATGCTTTatccacacaacaacaatatgaaCAACAAGCTACAACCACACTCATAACACCAACAACCACACCtaacaacaatttcaacacAAACGTTGCCTATCAGTTGCCGCAAATGTTGCTTGGCACTCTGTCCCCTCTGGCACAGTAtgtgctgcaacagcaacaacaacagcagttgcaacagcaacagcaacatttgctgacaacagcagcggcaacaacaaatcttCTACTAACACCTAACACTCCAAGCTCcacacaacagcaaatgcTGTTCGAGCCCTTTCCTAGCTCTCCTCTCAAAAGTGTCGTCGAGCCATTTACCACAAATAACTTTTTGCAATCCTCCACAGTGACGTCGACGCCAACTGaagacgcagcagcagcagcagcaacaacaaccgcagcaacagtagcagctaGCAGCAATCTTTCGGCAGTCACAGTCAAATATGAGCAGGATTTCAatgacgacgatgaggatgagaaGCCGCTGTCCAGCTTAAACAGCTGCAGCTCCTCGGTCGGCTTGGTCAGCACCAACGATCACAGCGCCAGCACCGAGAAGCTACTCCTGGTGTCCGGCGTACAGCAGCTGGAGAGCACGAGCACCACCGACAGCAACGACTCGCCCAGCATG TACACGCCGGTCAAGCAGCCAGCGGACTCATCTTACAATGTTGTCAACTCCATCGACAATGAGCCAACACTTGGCACGCCCCTGGGTCAAAGCAATTCGCTGCTGACGCCACCGGCTTCGAGTGATCAGCCACAGAGCAAGAGCATTGTCAGCCTGACCACAGCCACCAGCTTGGATGCCTTTCTGCAGAACGAGGAGAATCTGAAGCATTTGCGCAAGGTCTCCTCGTATCTGGAGTGCGAGAATGTGCTGTGTCGTCAGGAGACATTGCGCGAACACTTCCATTGCTACGATGAGCCGTGTCAGGGCAAGATCTTGAGCAAAAAGGATGACATCATCCGGCACCTGAAGTGGCACAAGAAGCGCAAGGAGAGTCTCAAACTGGGCTTTGCACGCTTCTCCTCCGGTGATGATTGTTCAGCCTCCTATGGCGAGGGTTGTGCCTACAACTGGAAGCAGACGCATTATCACTGTGTCTACGAGCACTGTCCCAAGGTCTATGTGAGCACCAGTGATGTGCAGATGCATGCGAATTTCCATCGCAAGGATTCGGAGATTGTCAATGAGGGTTTCCGTCGGTTTCGCGCTCATGAGAATTGCCGCATCGAGGATTGTCCGTTCTTTGGC AAAAAGATATCGCATTATCATTGCTGTCGCGAAGGCTGCAATCACACCTTCAAGAACAAAGCTGATATGG ACAAACACAAGACATATCATGCGAAGGACTATCAGCTGACACAGGATGGCTTCAAGAAGATCCTCAAAACGGAGCAATGTCCCTTCGACGGGTGCAAGTTCTCCACGGTCAGCAATCACATTCACTGCGTCCGCGAGCATTGCAACTACATTCTGCACTCGAGCAGCCAAATGATCAGTCATAAGCGTAAACACGATCGTCAGGATAGTGAGCAGGCGTATCAGCAGTTCAAGTGCAAGCAGGAGGATGCCGAAGAGAGCAACTCAATGGATGCCACAACGCCACAGTCGCTGTCAAAGCCACAGCCAATTGTCAGCCAGCCTGTGATCAGCAATAGTTCCACCTCCACGCCGCTGTCTTCTCTCTCCGCCGAACAC TTTTTGGCCCGTAAGCGCGGTCGGCCACCAAAGATGATT CCACTGCCTGCAGATGCACAGTCTGAAGCGAAGCGAGTCAAACTGGAGAACGTCGATAGTAATCCCACAGCGCTGCTCACAACGAATGTTAATCCTTTGGCCGCTGGCATGTTTCCCGGTCTGTTGCCCAACTTTCCTGCCGATGCCACAGCACCCAACTTCCAGCTGACACATCTCATGGCCATGTTTCAGCTTCAGAATCCGCTCTTCTATCAGAATCTCTATCCCGGTGCTGCGGCGGCGTCCAATATGCTGACCGTGCCACAGAACGCGAATGTGTTGAACAATTTGGCAGCGTACAGtgcagcggctgctgcggcAGCGGCGGGCGTGCAACAGCCAAAGATTGAGTTTAACATTAAGCCCGAGAACAAGGAGTAA